From the genome of Miscanthus floridulus cultivar M001 chromosome 10, ASM1932011v1, whole genome shotgun sequence, one region includes:
- the LOC136487947 gene encoding uncharacterized protein: MGHYIDFFFAASSGGATGYAGYEEKWDIASLFQKHAAKKKAVAATATSNPNPIEPVVEENAISLVNVAKKRMQELRSDGWDNFLEKVTSFCIKHGIEVAAMDGDYVPYGKSARKARAQKQANDDHFRREVYIGVIDQISRELHNRFDEIDMELLSCMSAFSPSKSFASFDAQKLCRLAKFYPKEFSNNNLLKLELQLDNYIDDMRHDDSFKGLDNIVDLSVKLVETKRHRV; the protein is encoded by the exons atgggacattatattgacttcTTCTTCGCCGCATCTAGTGGTGGAGCTACAGGGTATGCCGG TTATGAAGAGAAATGGGACATTGCATCTCTTTTTCAGAAGCATGCAGCAAAGAAGAAGGCTGTGGCAGCTACTGCTACTTCTAATCCTAATCCGATTGAACCTGTGGTGGAAGA GAATGCAATAtcacttgttaatgtggcaaagaAAAGAATGCAAGAATTGAGGTCTGATGGTTGGGATAATTTTCTTGAGAAGGTCACTTCATTTTGCATTAAACATGGTATTGAAGTTGCTGCTATGGATGGCGATTATGTTCCTTATGGAAAATCAGCAAGGAAAGCTCGTGCCCAAAAGCAAGCCAATGATGACCACTTTAGAAGAGAAGTATAtattggtgtcattgatcaaataAGTCGAGAACTTCATAATCGGTTTGATGAGATTGATATGGAGTTGTTGTCTTGTATGTCGGCCTTTAGTCCTTCTAAGTCATTTGCTTCTTTTGATGCACAGAAGCTATGTAGACTAGCTAAGTTCTACCCAAAGGAGTTCtcaaataataatttgctcaaacttgagttacagctagataattatattgatgacatgagacatgatgatagcttcaaaggtctagacaatattgttgatctctcagttaagcttgttgaaacaaagaggcACAGAGTGTAA